The following coding sequences lie in one Sphingomonas sp. M1-B02 genomic window:
- the pgl gene encoding 6-phosphogluconolactonase encodes MTTEIEWWEYDDVEEMAAAVAGDVQFIIESALDARGGAVVALAGGKTPLPIYEKLAQAKLDWKRVTIVPGDDRMVPLGDPLSNVTAIGKVFIPKGARVKPLISATITDYKAAGRSADALLQDLHWPLDLCLLGVGGDGHAASIFPGPDYDEALNGPKERRAIGVRPDPMPPEAPVDRISLTREAIVSARALMIAITGAKKREVLEAAIEQGASSPYPVGRILADVELPVDVHWAA; translated from the coding sequence ATGACGACCGAGATCGAATGGTGGGAATATGACGATGTCGAGGAAATGGCCGCGGCCGTGGCCGGCGACGTCCAGTTCATCATCGAAAGTGCATTGGATGCGCGCGGCGGCGCGGTCGTAGCGCTCGCCGGCGGCAAGACGCCGCTGCCGATCTACGAGAAGCTCGCCCAGGCCAAACTCGACTGGAAGCGCGTGACGATCGTGCCCGGCGACGATCGCATGGTGCCGCTGGGCGATCCGCTGTCGAACGTTACCGCGATCGGCAAGGTCTTCATCCCCAAGGGCGCGCGGGTGAAGCCGCTGATCAGCGCGACGATCACCGATTACAAGGCCGCGGGCCGATCGGCCGATGCGCTGCTGCAGGATCTGCACTGGCCGCTCGACCTGTGCCTGCTGGGCGTGGGCGGCGACGGGCATGCCGCCTCGATCTTCCCCGGCCCGGATTATGACGAGGCGCTCAACGGGCCGAAGGAACGGCGCGCGATCGGCGTGCGTCCCGATCCGATGCCGCCGGAGGCGCCGGTCGATCGCATTTCACTGACGCGGGAGGCGATCGTCTCGGCGCGTGCGTTGATGATTGCGATCACGGGCGCGAAGAAGCGCGAAGTTCTGGAAGCTGCGATCGAGCAGGGGGCGTCTTCGCCCTATCCGGTTGGGCGGATCCTGGCGGATGTCGAGCTGCCGGTCGACGTGCACTGGGCGGCGTGA